A window of the Brachyspira suanatina genome harbors these coding sequences:
- a CDS encoding V-type ATP synthase subunit K yields MGFTMNTALLLGYLGAGLMVGMSGIGSAVGTSISAMTTVGALKKNKDAFGSCLVLSALPGTQGLYGFAAFFIMQPYLTADISIFQGAAILGAGIAVGLACMVSAIFQGKVCANGVEAIGNGYDVFGNTIIVAVFPELYAIVSFATAFLISGVLGA; encoded by the coding sequence ATGGGTTTTACAATGAACACAGCACTTTTATTAGGATATTTAGGTGCAGGATTAATGGTAGGTATGTCTGGTATTGGTAGTGCAGTTGGTACTTCTATTTCTGCTATGACTACAGTTGGTGCTTTAAAGAAAAACAAAGATGCTTTCGGTAGCTGTCTTGTTTTAAGTGCCTTACCTGGTACACAAGGTCTTTATGGTTTCGCTGCTTTCTTCATTATGCAGCCTTATCTAACAGCTGACATAAGCATATTTCAAGGTGCTGCTATATTAGGTGCTGGTATCGCTGTTGGTTTAGCTTGTATGGTTTCAGCTATATTCCAAGGTAAAGTTTGTGCTAATGGTGTTGAAGCTATAGGTAATGGTTATGACGTATTCGGTAACACTATCATCGTTGCTGTATTCCCAGAACTTTACGCTATCGTTTCTTTCGCTACAGCATTCTTAATCAGCGGTGTTTTAGGTGCTTAA
- a CDS encoding tryptophanase yields MKKYIAEPFRIKMVEPIRMISREEREEKIKEANYNVFALKAEDVYIDLLTDSGTGAMSDKQWSGIMMGDESYSGSRSYFHLMDVAKSIFGYKYFQPVHQGRAAEKVLLPNIIKKGQYSISNMHFDTTRGHVELAGGIVVDCVCKEALDTENYFDFKGNMDVERLEKLIKEYKPENVGIIIMTITNNTAGGQPVSIQNIKETSEIAKKYNIPLIIDAARYAENSYFVKKREKGYENKTIREIVKETFQYADGFTMSAKKDAIVNMGGLIGIKENEALYEKIKISTIPNEGFVSYGGLSGRDLEGLAIGLDEGLDVDYLHYRIGQIEYLGDILREAKVPFQYPVGGHALFVDAKKLLPHIPYYEFPGQALAIELYREAGIRGCDIGSYMIGNDPKTGKQIESELELTRLAIPRRVYTQAHMDIIAEALISIKDRASSIRGYRITWEPPILRHFTSKLEPLS; encoded by the coding sequence ATGAAAAAATACATTGCAGAGCCATTTAGAATTAAAATGGTAGAACCTATAAGAATGATCTCTAGAGAAGAAAGAGAAGAAAAAATAAAAGAAGCGAATTATAATGTATTTGCTTTGAAAGCTGAAGATGTTTATATTGATTTATTAACTGATTCAGGTACAGGTGCTATGAGCGATAAGCAATGGTCTGGAATTATGATGGGTGATGAATCATATTCTGGAAGCAGAAGTTATTTTCATCTTATGGATGTTGCTAAATCTATATTCGGATACAAATATTTTCAGCCTGTTCACCAAGGAAGAGCAGCTGAAAAAGTATTACTTCCTAATATAATTAAAAAAGGTCAGTATTCTATTTCAAATATGCACTTTGATACAACAAGAGGACATGTTGAATTAGCCGGCGGTATAGTTGTAGACTGTGTTTGTAAAGAGGCATTGGATACAGAGAATTATTTTGATTTCAAAGGTAATATGGATGTAGAGAGACTTGAGAAATTAATAAAAGAGTATAAGCCAGAGAATGTTGGTATTATTATAATGACAATTACAAATAATACTGCAGGAGGTCAGCCTGTATCTATACAAAATATCAAAGAAACTTCTGAAATAGCCAAAAAATATAATATACCTCTTATTATAGATGCTGCCAGATATGCTGAAAACTCTTATTTTGTTAAGAAAAGAGAAAAAGGCTACGAAAATAAAACTATAAGAGAAATAGTAAAAGAAACTTTCCAATATGCTGACGGATTTACTATGAGTGCTAAAAAAGATGCTATAGTTAATATGGGCGGATTAATAGGTATAAAAGAGAATGAAGCTTTATATGAAAAAATTAAAATATCTACTATTCCTAATGAGGGATTTGTTTCATACGGCGGATTATCCGGAAGAGATTTAGAAGGTCTTGCTATAGGTTTAGATGAAGGATTGGATGTTGATTATTTGCATTATAGAATAGGACAGATTGAATATTTAGGTGATATATTAAGAGAAGCTAAAGTACCTTTTCAATATCCTGTAGGAGGACATGCTTTATTTGTAGATGCTAAAAAACTTCTTCCTCATATTCCTTATTATGAGTTTCCTGGACAGGCTTTGGCTATAGAATTATACAGAGAAGCAGGAATAAGAGGCTGCGATATAGGTTCTTATATGATAGGAAATGATCCTAAAACAGGAAAGCAAATAGAATCTGAATTGGAATTGACAAGATTAGCTATACCTAGAAGAGTTTATACACAGGCACATATGGATATTATTGCTGAGGCTTTAATATCAATAAAAGATAGGGCTTCTTCTATAAGAGGATATAGAATAACTTGGGAGCCTCCTATATTAAGACATTTTACATCCAAATTAGAGCCATTATCTTAA
- a CDS encoding sodium-dependent transporter: MNKERGNFSSSIGFIIACVGSAVGIGNVWMFPWRVGQFGGAIFLILYFFFVIALGVIGLIGEFTLGRMNKTGPIGSFENALKTRNKNFGAIIGIIPMIGALGIAIGYSVVVGWILRYTVGAIDGSLFSSSDIGLYFVSIITDFGSVPWHITGIVICVLILIGGVSKGIELANMLLIPLFYILFIVLLVRVLTLPNIKEGIYYLLFPNWKILYNPKAWAMALGQAFFSISLAGSGMVVYGSYLKDDVNIPKSAIQTAVFSSLGALLCAFVVIPAVFAFGINPNAGPPLIFISIPLVFQKMPFGYFFSILFNISILFAAISSLINLMECPIEALENRLKLSRKVSVITIGIIMIAIGIFIERADRVGSWMDFVSMYIVPTGAMLSAVMIFWVIGMKTFRENAEKGMNKHLPKWFDFMSKYVFVGVSILILILSITLGGF; the protein is encoded by the coding sequence ATGAATAAAGAGAGAGGCAATTTTAGCAGTTCTATAGGTTTTATCATAGCTTGTGTAGGATCAGCAGTTGGAATAGGGAATGTTTGGATGTTTCCTTGGAGAGTAGGTCAATTCGGCGGGGCAATATTTCTTATATTATACTTTTTCTTCGTTATTGCTTTAGGTGTAATAGGTTTAATAGGCGAATTTACATTGGGCAGAATGAATAAAACAGGCCCAATAGGTTCTTTTGAAAATGCTTTAAAAACTAGAAATAAAAATTTCGGAGCTATTATAGGCATCATTCCCATGATTGGGGCTCTTGGTATAGCTATAGGATATTCTGTAGTCGTAGGCTGGATATTAAGATATACTGTAGGTGCTATAGACGGCAGTTTATTTTCATCTTCAGATATTGGCTTATATTTTGTATCTATTATAACTGATTTTGGAAGCGTGCCTTGGCATATTACAGGAATAGTTATTTGCGTTCTCATATTAATAGGCGGAGTAAGTAAGGGAATAGAACTAGCTAATATGTTATTAATACCTTTATTCTATATATTGTTTATTGTATTATTAGTGAGAGTATTAACTTTACCCAATATAAAAGAAGGTATATATTATTTATTATTTCCTAATTGGAAGATTTTATATAATCCTAAGGCTTGGGCTATGGCACTTGGTCAGGCATTTTTTTCTATATCTTTAGCCGGAAGCGGAATGGTAGTATACGGATCATATTTAAAAGATGACGTAAATATACCAAAATCGGCAATTCAAACAGCTGTTTTTAGTTCTTTAGGTGCTTTATTATGTGCTTTTGTGGTTATACCTGCTGTATTTGCATTTGGAATAAATCCTAATGCAGGACCTCCTTTAATATTTATATCTATACCTTTAGTATTTCAGAAAATGCCTTTCGGTTATTTTTTCTCTATACTATTTAATATATCAATATTATTTGCAGCTATTTCATCATTGATAAATTTGATGGAATGTCCTATTGAGGCTTTAGAAAATAGATTGAAATTATCAAGAAAGGTTTCTGTTATTACTATTGGAATAATCATGATAGCTATAGGTATTTTTATAGAAAGAGCTGATAGAGTAGGATCATGGATGGATTTTGTTTCTATGTATATTGTTCCTACAGGAGCTATGCTTTCGGCTGTAATGATTTTCTGGGTTATAGGAATGAAAACTTTCAGAGAAAATGCAGAAAAAGGAATGAATAAACATTTACCTAAATGGTTTGATTTTATGTCTAAATATGTATTTGTTGGAGTATCTATTTTGATTTTAATATTAAGCATCACATTAGGCGGATTCTAA
- a CDS encoding DUF1349 domain-containing protein has translation MNKYFLEEELYWIRKPKNILIYDKKIEIYTEPNTDLWQRTYYGFRNDNAPILQTRTKEKYFSFIVKTVFESKHRFDQCGVAIYIDSENWFKASIEYENEDYQRLGSVVTNNGYSDWATQDISASIKEMHYRLSRRESDFLIEYSEDGINFKQMRIFHLFKADDEIPFGIYACSPENSSFKAVFSDMEITECKWLEHK, from the coding sequence ATGAATAAATATTTTTTAGAAGAAGAGCTATATTGGATTAGAAAGCCAAAAAATATATTAATATATGATAAAAAGATAGAAATATATACAGAACCTAATACTGATTTATGGCAGAGAACATATTATGGTTTTAGAAATGATAATGCTCCAATACTTCAAACAAGAACTAAAGAAAAATATTTTTCATTTATAGTGAAAACTGTATTTGAAAGCAAGCATCGTTTCGATCAATGCGGAGTTGCCATTTATATAGACAGTGAAAATTGGTTTAAGGCTTCTATAGAATACGAAAATGAAGATTATCAGCGTTTAGGAAGTGTGGTTACAAATAACGGTTATTCTGATTGGGCTACTCAGGATATATCGGCTTCTATAAAAGAGATGCATTACAGATTAAGCAGAAGAGAAAGCGATTTTTTAATTGAGTACAGCGAAGACGGAATAAATTTCAAGCAAATGAGAATATTTCATTTATTCAAAGCTGATGATGAAATACCATTTGGAATATATGCCTGCAGTCCTGAAAACTCATCTTTCAAAGCAGTATTTTCAGATATGGAAATAACTGAATGTAAATGGCTTGAACATAAATAA
- a CDS encoding DUF1905 domain-containing protein, with amino-acid sequence MINNKEYKFNAVIKKVPDMDAAYIEFPYDVKKEFGKGRVKVTAFFDGFEYKGILVKMQTPCHIIGIRKDIRKAINKHAGDTIEVIIKERE; translated from the coding sequence ATGATAAACAATAAAGAATATAAATTTAATGCAGTAATAAAGAAAGTACCTGATATGGATGCGGCTTATATAGAGTTTCCTTATGATGTAAAAAAAGAATTTGGAAAAGGTCGTGTTAAAGTAACTGCATTTTTTGACGGATTTGAATATAAAGGAATACTTGTGAAGATGCAAACTCCTTGTCATATAATAGGTATAAGAAAAGATATAAGGAAAGCTATAAATAAGCATGCAGGAGACACCATAGAAGTGATAATAAAAGAGCGTGAATAA